In the Prochlorococcus sp. MIT 1307 genome, one interval contains:
- a CDS encoding ferredoxin:protochlorophyllide reductase (ATP-dependent) subunit B gives MELTLWTYEGPPHIGAMRIASSMEGVHYVLHAPQGDTYADLLFTMIERRGRRPPVTYTTFQARDLGGDTAELVKGHIREAVERFEPEALLVGESCTAELIQDQPGSLAAGMGFDLPIISLELPAYSKKENWGASETFYQLVRGLLSKQTPENKNHDAQAWKKEGRRPKVNLLGPSLLGFRCRDDVLEIQKLLGENGIDINVIAPLGSSPADLIRLPKADINVCLYPEIAEPICLWLERNFGMPFSKTVPIGVGATNDFLLELHELLGMPPSNPGKQENQSRLTWYSQSVDSNYLTGKRVFIFGDGTHALAAARIANEELGFEVVGLGTYSREMARSVRAAAKDLGIEALISNDYLKVEEAMASVSPELVLGTQMERHSAKRLGIPCAVISTPMHVQDVPARYSPQMGWEGANVIFDSWVHPLMMGLEEHLIGMFRHDFEFVDGHQSHLGHLGGHTENKEKDSSLDTTEALISEESPIWTTEGKEELSKIPFFVRGKIRNKTEKYARQIGCRKIDSETLYDAKAHFKA, from the coding sequence ATGGAACTTACCCTCTGGACATATGAAGGTCCTCCTCACATAGGAGCCATGAGAATTGCATCTTCGATGGAAGGTGTGCATTACGTTTTACATGCTCCACAAGGAGACACTTACGCAGATCTACTTTTCACTATGATCGAACGACGGGGGCGAAGGCCTCCAGTCACCTACACCACTTTTCAAGCCAGAGATCTCGGCGGGGATACTGCGGAACTAGTCAAAGGTCATATCCGCGAAGCTGTTGAACGCTTTGAACCAGAAGCTCTTCTGGTTGGCGAAAGTTGCACAGCCGAACTCATTCAAGACCAGCCAGGTTCTCTTGCAGCAGGAATGGGGTTCGACCTTCCCATAATCAGTCTTGAGCTTCCTGCTTATAGCAAAAAAGAAAATTGGGGTGCCTCTGAGACTTTTTATCAACTTGTCAGAGGACTCCTTAGCAAGCAAACGCCAGAGAATAAAAATCATGATGCCCAAGCATGGAAAAAGGAAGGGCGGCGACCAAAGGTAAATCTCTTAGGCCCCTCCCTTCTTGGATTTCGCTGTCGTGACGATGTTCTTGAAATCCAAAAGCTCCTTGGTGAGAATGGCATCGATATCAATGTCATCGCACCTCTAGGTTCTTCCCCAGCCGATCTCATAAGACTGCCAAAAGCCGATATAAATGTCTGCCTTTATCCAGAAATCGCAGAGCCAATCTGTCTCTGGCTTGAACGTAATTTTGGCATGCCTTTCAGCAAAACTGTTCCTATTGGTGTGGGAGCAACAAATGACTTTTTACTCGAACTACATGAGCTGTTAGGGATGCCGCCTTCGAACCCTGGCAAACAGGAAAATCAATCAAGACTCACTTGGTACTCACAATCAGTAGATTCCAACTACCTCACAGGGAAAAGAGTCTTTATTTTCGGTGATGGTACGCATGCTCTTGCAGCAGCACGAATCGCCAACGAAGAGCTTGGATTTGAAGTCGTAGGGCTCGGGACCTACAGCCGAGAAATGGCACGTTCAGTTCGTGCTGCGGCCAAAGATCTGGGGATAGAAGCGCTAATTAGCAATGATTATCTAAAAGTAGAAGAAGCGATGGCAAGTGTTTCGCCGGAGCTTGTTCTTGGCACTCAAATGGAGAGGCATAGTGCCAAACGATTAGGAATTCCTTGTGCTGTAATTAGCACCCCAATGCATGTACAGGATGTGCCTGCCCGCTATAGCCCACAAATGGGTTGGGAAGGTGCAAACGTGATTTTCGACAGCTGGGTTCATCCATTAATGATGGGGCTAGAAGAGCATTTGATTGGAATGTTCCGCCATGATTTTGAATTTGTTGATGGACATCAGAGCCATCTAGGGCACTTAGGAGGGCACACTGAGAACAAAGAAAAAGACTCTTCACTAGACACAACGGAAGCTTTGATATCAGAAGAAAGTCCTATTTGGACTACAGAAGGGAAAGAAGAGCTTTCAAAGATCCCCTTCTTTGTTAGAGGAAAAATTAGAAATAAAACTGAAAAGTATGCTCGCCAAATAGGGTGCAGAAAAATTGATAGCGA
- a CDS encoding ferredoxin:protochlorophyllide reductase (ATP-dependent) subunit N, with translation MGGATLLKETGPREVFCGLTSIVWLHRRMPDAFFLVVGSRTCAHLIQSAAGVMIFAEPRFGTAILEERDLAGLADAHDELDRVVKELLERRPEIRTLFLVGSCPSEVIKIDLARVAERLNSLFQGRVRVLNYSGSGIETTFTQGEDGALKALVPLMPESQENQLLLVGTLANPVEDRLIKLFNRLGIEKVASLPPRESVDLPSVGANTKVLLTQPYLTETARVLRDRGAEILQAPFPLGIEGSRLWMEAAAKAFKIEASLVQSILEPLIIRSRKALETYKAKLSGKRLFLLPESQLEIPLARFLHRECGMELVEIGTPYLNRELMQPELELLPPNTVVMEGQHVEKQLDRVRQKSPDLVVCGMGLANPLEAEGISTKWSIELVFSPIHGIDQAADLAELFFRPLHRRNLLNQKILTHA, from the coding sequence ATGGGCGGCGCAACGCTGCTTAAAGAAACTGGCCCTCGCGAAGTCTTCTGCGGGCTTACATCAATTGTTTGGCTCCATCGGCGAATGCCTGATGCCTTTTTCCTTGTTGTTGGGTCACGAACTTGTGCCCATCTAATTCAAAGTGCAGCTGGAGTAATGATTTTTGCGGAGCCACGTTTTGGCACTGCCATTCTTGAAGAAAGAGATCTAGCTGGCCTTGCTGACGCTCACGATGAATTAGATCGAGTCGTAAAAGAGTTGTTAGAAAGAAGGCCCGAAATTCGTACCCTCTTTCTTGTGGGTTCTTGCCCTAGTGAAGTCATTAAAATTGATCTAGCCAGAGTTGCTGAAAGACTTAATTCTCTTTTTCAGGGTCGAGTAAGAGTATTGAACTATTCGGGCAGTGGAATTGAAACAACCTTTACCCAAGGTGAAGATGGAGCCCTAAAAGCTCTTGTTCCATTAATGCCTGAGAGTCAAGAAAATCAACTGCTTTTAGTCGGCACCCTTGCAAACCCTGTAGAAGACAGACTAATTAAACTTTTCAACCGTCTAGGAATTGAAAAAGTTGCAAGCCTTCCACCGAGGGAATCAGTAGATCTGCCCTCCGTTGGGGCTAATACAAAAGTACTTCTCACTCAGCCGTATCTTACTGAAACAGCAAGAGTCCTTAGAGACAGAGGGGCCGAAATACTGCAGGCACCATTCCCTTTAGGTATAGAAGGTAGTCGTCTATGGATGGAAGCAGCAGCAAAAGCTTTCAAAATTGAAGCATCCTTAGTTCAATCAATATTGGAACCATTGATCATTCGCTCCCGCAAGGCACTAGAGACATATAAAGCAAAACTTTCAGGTAAACGCCTTTTTCTATTACCTGAATCGCAATTAGAAATTCCTCTAGCACGTTTTCTTCATAGAGAATGCGGCATGGAACTCGTTGAAATAGGAACCCCTTATCTCAACAGGGAGCTAATGCAACCTGAATTAGAGCTGCTACCTCCAAATACAGTTGTCATGGAAGGACAGCATGTCGAAAAGCAGCTAGACAGAGTGAGGCAAAAATCCCCAGATTTAGTGGTTTGTGGAATGGGATTAGCAAATCCCTTAGAAGCAGAAGGTATCTCCACAAAGTGGTCTATCGAGCTTGTCTTCAGCCCAATTCATGGAATTGATCAAGCTGCAGACCTTGCAGAACTTTTCTTCAGACCTCTCCATCGACGAAATCTCCTTAATCAAAAAATCCTTACTCACGCTTGA
- a CDS encoding BMC domain-containing protein, translated as MNGFASLENRERRLGRSSLITGTEVQPQSSGASCVITTDSETARVARQASHVQQIELRTYIFLDSLQPQLAAYMGTVSQGFLPIPGDACLWMEVSPGMAVHRVTDIALKASNVRLGQMVVERAFGSLALYHRDQSTVLHSGDVVLDAIGSSIDRRKPCDVSWTEVIRAITPDHAVLINRQNRRGSMIESGMSMFILETEPAGYVLIAANEAEKSSNITVVDVKGVGAFGRLTLAGKEGDVEEAAAAAMRAIDQINN; from the coding sequence ATGAACGGATTCGCCAGCTTGGAGAATCGTGAGCGGCGACTTGGAAGGAGCTCGCTCATTACTGGGACTGAGGTGCAGCCTCAGTCTTCTGGTGCAAGCTGCGTAATTACTACTGATTCAGAGACAGCGCGTGTTGCCCGGCAGGCAAGTCATGTACAACAAATTGAGTTAAGAACATATATTTTCCTTGACTCTCTTCAGCCTCAGTTAGCTGCCTATATGGGGACGGTGAGTCAGGGATTTTTACCTATTCCTGGAGATGCATGTCTTTGGATGGAGGTTTCTCCAGGGATGGCAGTTCATAGAGTTACTGATATTGCCCTTAAAGCAAGCAATGTTCGACTTGGCCAGATGGTGGTTGAGCGGGCTTTTGGATCATTAGCTCTTTATCATCGAGATCAAAGCACAGTCCTGCATTCCGGAGATGTGGTGCTGGATGCTATTGGTAGCAGTATTGATAGACGGAAGCCATGTGATGTGAGTTGGACTGAGGTAATTCGAGCAATTACCCCGGACCATGCAGTTCTTATTAATCGTCAGAATCGTCGGGGTTCAATGATTGAGTCTGGGATGAGTATGTTTATTCTTGAAACAGAGCCAGCTGGTTATGTGCTTATAGCGGCTAATGAAGCTGAGAAATCCTCAAATATTACTGTCGTAGATGTTAAGGGTGTAGGAGCTTTTGGCCGATTAACTCTTGCAGGAAAAGAGGGTGATGTAGAAGAGGCAGCAGCTGCCGCAATGCGAGCTATTGATCAGATAAACAATTAG
- the rdgB gene encoding RdgB/HAM1 family non-canonical purine NTP pyrophosphatase, translating to MTRPLLTIASGNHKKVAEIEAMLGPLPLTIQRQPKDLEVEETGSTYLENALLKAKAVAKVTSSWVIADDSGLEVDALNGQPGIYSARFAKTNEKKLQKILDALGNSPYRSARFHSVMILCDPEGNPVKSAEGICWGELLKEPAYPGGEFESLFWVREAQCTYGELTQEQLSKLGSRGKAAREIAPYLRQALEIS from the coding sequence TTGACAAGGCCTCTATTAACTATTGCTAGTGGCAACCATAAAAAAGTTGCTGAAATCGAGGCAATGCTTGGACCCTTACCTCTAACTATTCAACGCCAACCAAAGGATCTAGAAGTAGAAGAAACAGGGTCTACCTATCTTGAAAATGCCCTACTCAAAGCTAAAGCAGTAGCAAAAGTCACAAGCAGCTGGGTAATTGCTGATGACTCTGGATTGGAGGTAGATGCGCTGAATGGCCAACCAGGAATTTACTCTGCTCGATTTGCAAAGACTAATGAAAAAAAACTACAAAAAATCCTTGATGCACTTGGTAATAGCCCCTATCGAAGTGCTCGATTCCACAGTGTCATGATTTTATGTGACCCAGAAGGCAATCCGGTCAAATCAGCCGAAGGGATTTGCTGGGGAGAACTACTTAAAGAACCTGCCTATCCTGGTGGAGAGTTCGAATCACTTTTTTGGGTTAGAGAAGCTCAATGTACCTATGGAGAATTAACACAAGAGCAACTTTCAAAGCTTGGAAGTAGAGGTAAGGCAGCACGTGAAATTGCGCCTTACCTTCGCCAAGCCTTAGAAATTTCGTAA
- a CDS encoding BMC domain-containing protein: MASETMGIALGMIETRGLVPAIEAADAMTKAAEVRLIGREFVGGGYVTVLVRGETGAVNAAVRAGADACERVGDGLVAAHIIARPHREVEPALGNGAFLGQKD, encoded by the coding sequence ATGGCTAGCGAAACAATGGGCATCGCCCTCGGCATGATCGAGACACGAGGCCTCGTGCCAGCAATTGAAGCGGCTGATGCTATGACCAAGGCAGCTGAAGTGCGCCTTATTGGTCGTGAATTTGTCGGAGGTGGTTACGTAACTGTTTTGGTTCGTGGAGAAACTGGTGCTGTTAACGCAGCTGTTCGTGCAGGAGCTGACGCATGTGAGCGTGTTGGTGATGGTCTTGTTGCTGCACACATCATTGCTCGTCCTCATCGTGAAGTTGAGCCAGCTCTTGGTAACGGTGCCTTCCTTGGTCAAAAGGACTGA